Within the Streptomyces sp. NBC_00554 genome, the region GGTCTGACACCGTGACCGCGAAAGTGATCGGCGACGACGTCGAGGCCCTGGCCGTCGCCGCCGCGCTTGCCGACGAGTTCCGCTCCGGTGCCCCGGCGCGGGACGCCGAACGCAGGCTCCCTCGCGCGGAGTTGGAGCGGCTCTCGGCCTCCGGACTGCTCGCCGTCACCGTGCCCGCCGAGCACGGCGGCGCGGACGTACGCCAGGAGACCCTCGCGGAGATCTTCCGGCTGCTGGCCTCGGCCGACGCCAGCATCGCCCAGATCCCGCAGAACCACTTCGTCTACGTGAACGTGATACGCCGTCAGGGCACCTGGCGACAGCGGGAGTTCTTCTTCGGCGAGGTGCTGGCCGGTCGCCGCTTCGGCAACGCCCAGTCAGAGGCCGGCACCAAGCACGGCCAGGACATCCGCACCCGACTGGAACCCCGGCCGGACGGCTCGTACGTGCTCACCGGCGTCAAGCACTACTCCACCGGCGCGCTCTTCGCCGACTGGATCCCCGTCCTCGCCCGGGCCGAGGACGACAACCTGCATGTCGCGTACGTCCCACGGGACGCGAGCGGAGTCACGGTCGTCGACGACTGGGACGGCATGGGGCAGCGTACGACGGCCAGCGGCACCGTCCGTCTCGACGCCGTGTCCGTCCCCGCCGACCGGGTCGTCCCGCACCACCTCACCTTCCAGGGGCCGCAACTCCACGGCGCCGTAGCACAGTTGCTGCATGCCGCCATCGACGCCGGGATCGCCGCGGGCGCACTCGCCGAGGCCGTCGAGTTCGTCCGCACCATGAGCCGGCCCTGGTTCGAGAGTGGCGTCGACACCGCGGCCGAGGACCCGCTGCTCATCCAGCGCCTCGGTGAACTCGCCATCCAGGTGAGGGCGTCGGAGGCGCTGCTCGGCGCGGCGGCCCGTGCCGTCGACGCGGCCCGCGAAGACCTCACCGAGGATTCGGCCGC harbors:
- a CDS encoding SfnB family sulfur acquisition oxidoreductase, coding for MTAKVIGDDVEALAVAAALADEFRSGAPARDAERRLPRAELERLSASGLLAVTVPAEHGGADVRQETLAEIFRLLASADASIAQIPQNHFVYVNVIRRQGTWRQREFFFGEVLAGRRFGNAQSEAGTKHGQDIRTRLEPRPDGSYVLTGVKHYSTGALFADWIPVLARAEDDNLHVAYVPRDASGVTVVDDWDGMGQRTTASGTVRLDAVSVPADRVVPHHLTFQGPQLHGAVAQLLHAAIDAGIAAGALAEAVEFVRTMSRPWFESGVDTAAEDPLLIQRLGELAIQVRASEALLGAAARAVDAAREDLTEDSAAEASIAVAAAKVHTAATAVEVAGALFEVSGTRSALNSLNLHRHWRDARTHTLHDPARWKIQHIGRYVLNGTKPPRHGLL